A segment of the Magnetospirillum sp. WYHS-4 genome:
TGTCCATTCCCGGCATCGCCCAGGTGATCCCCATCGGCGGCGAGGTGCGCCAGTATCAGGTTCTGGTCTCGCCGGCCCGCCTGTCGGCCCTGGGGCTGTCCTACGCCGACCTGGAAAAGGGCCTGGCCGGATTCGCCCGCAACAGCACGGGCGGCTTCCTGGAACAGCGGTCCAGCGAATTCCTGATCCGCAATATCGGCCAGACCACCCGCATCGAGGATCTGCGCGACACGGTGATCGCTTGGCACGGCGAGGCCTCCGTCACCGTGGGCCAGGTGGCTGAAGTCCGCCTGGGCGCGGCGGTCAAGCGCGGCGATGCCGCGGTGAACGGCAATCCGGCGGTAATCCTCGCGGTGCAAAAGCAGCCGGGCGCCGATACCATCGCCCTGACCCGGGCGGTGGAAGCGGCACTGGAGGAGTTGAAGCCGGCGCTGCCGCCCGACGTGACGGCGGACCGCATCCTGTTCCGCCAGGCCGACTTCATCGAACGCGCCGTCGCCAACGTCTTGGAAGCCCTCGGGGACGGCGCCATCCTGGTGACCCTGGTTCTGTTCGCCTTCCTGCTCAACCTGCGTACCACCTTCATCAGCCTGACCGCCATTCCCTTGTCGATAGTGGCCACCGCCCTGGTCTTCCAGGCCTTGGGTCTGACCATCAACACCATGACCCTGGGCGGGCTGGCGGTGGCCATCGGCGAACTGGTCGACGACGCGGTGGTCGACGTGGAGAACATCCTCCGCCGCCTGCGCGAGAACGCCCGCCTGCCCAGTCCCCGTCCGGCCTGCGACGTGGTGCGGGCGGCGTCTTCCGAGGTGCGCAACTCCATCGTCTACGCCACCGCGATCGTGGTGCTGGTGTTCCTGCCGCTGTTCGCCCTGTCGGGCATCGAAGGCCGGCTGTTCACCCCGCTGGGCATCGCCTACGTGGTGTCCATCCTGGCCTCGCTGCTGGTGTCGCTGACCGTTACGCCGGTGCTCGCCTATTACCTGTTGCCCAAGGCCCGCGCCGTGGCCCACGGCGATTCCTGGCTGGTGCGCGGGCTCAAGGCGGGAGACCGCCGGCTGCTGCAGTGGTCCTTCGCCAATCCGGTGCTGGCGATCGGTCCCGCGGTGCTGCTGGCGGTCGCGGCGGCGGCCTCGGTCCCCTTCCTGGGCCGCGCCTTCCTGCCGGCCTTCAACGAAGGCACGGTGACGGTCAACGTCCTGCTGCCGCCCGGGACCTCGCTGTCGGAATCGAATCGCATCGGCACCATCGCCGAGACTCTGTTGCTTGGCGTTCCCGAAGTCGCCTCGACGGGGCGGCGCACCGGGCGGGCCGAGCTGGACGAGCACGCCGAAGGCGTCCACTACAGCGAGATCGACGTGGACCTGAAGCCGTCGGCGCGCGGCCGGCAGGCCATCCTGGCCGACCTGCGCGGGCAGTTGGCGCGGCTTCCCGGCGTTTCGGCCAATATCGGCCAGCCCATCTCGCATCGTCTCGATCATCTGCTGTCGGGGGTGCGGGCCGAGATCGCGGTCAAGATCTTCGGCGACGACCTGGATGTCTTGCGCGGCTTGGCCGAGGAGGTTCGCCGCCGCATGGCCGAAGTGCCCGGCATCGTCGACCTGCAGGTGGAAAAGCAGGTGCTGATCCCGCAGCTACAATTGCGCCTGGACCGCGCGGAGGCTCGCAAGTTCGGCCTCACCCTGGACCAGTTGACCGAAACCTTGGAAGCTGCATTGCAGGGCCGCGTGGTGTCCCAGGTCCGCGATGGGGAGCGGACCTTCGACGTGGTTCTGCGCTTAGCCGATGACTGGCGGGCCCGCACGGCCGACTTCCGCCAAATCCTGGTGGACACGCCGTCCGGCAAGGTGCCCCTGGCGCTGCTGGCCGAGGTGGTGGAAACCAAGGGCCCCAACATCATCAACCGCGACGACCTGCGTCGCCGTATCGTGGTTTTGGCCAATACCCAGGGTCGTGACATGGGCGGCGCCGTGGCGGATGTCCAGGCGCGCCTGGCCGGCTTGGCGCTGCCGCAGGGCACCTTCCTCGCCTACGAGGGCCAGTTTCGCAGCCAGCAGGAGGCCAGCCGTCTGATCGGTCTGCTGGCCCTGGTCTCGCTGGGTGGCGTCTTCGTGGTCCTCTACGGCCATTTCCGCTCCGCGGCCTTGGCCCTGGTGGTCATGGCCAACGTGCCCATGGCGCTGGTGGGCAGCGTCGCCGCCGTCTGGCTGACCGACCAGACGCTCAGCGTCGCCACCCTGGTTGGCTTCGTCACCCTGACCGGCATCGCGGCGCGCAACGGTATCCTCAAGGTGTCCCACTACCTCAACCTGATGGCCCGCGAAGGCGAGTCCTTCGGCCCCGCGATGGTGATCCGGGGCTCCCTCGAACGCCTGACGCCGGTGCTGATGACCGCGTTGGTGGCGGCACTGGCCCTGCTGCCCCTGGTGATGGCGGGGGGCGCGCCGGGCAAGGAGATCCTCCACCCGGTGGCGGTGGTGATCTTCGGCGGCCTGCTGTCCTCGACCCTGTTGGACAGCCTGGTGACGCCTGTCCTGTTTCTGTGGGCCGGCCGCAAGGCGGCCCTATCCCTCTCGCAAGGCAAGGAGAAATGACATGAGGAAGTTCGCGATTGCGGCCGCGCTGCTGCTGGCCGGACAGGCGCAGGCCCATGGCCCCATGGCCCCCGCCTA
Coding sequences within it:
- a CDS encoding efflux RND transporter permease subunit, which produces MFDRIIEFSLRNRLFVLAVACALLAYGGFALQRLPVDVFPDLNRATVTVMTEARGLAPEEVEALVTRPVETAMNGAPGVMRVRSSSGVGLSIVFVEFDWGTDIYRNRQLVAERLATVRERLPAGILPVMGPVSSIMGEILLVGMRSESGSTPSMEVRTLADWLVRPRLLSIPGIAQVIPIGGEVRQYQVLVSPARLSALGLSYADLEKGLAGFARNSTGGFLEQRSSEFLIRNIGQTTRIEDLRDTVIAWHGEASVTVGQVAEVRLGAAVKRGDAAVNGNPAVILAVQKQPGADTIALTRAVEAALEELKPALPPDVTADRILFRQADFIERAVANVLEALGDGAILVTLVLFAFLLNLRTTFISLTAIPLSIVATALVFQALGLTINTMTLGGLAVAIGELVDDAVVDVENILRRLRENARLPSPRPACDVVRAASSEVRNSIVYATAIVVLVFLPLFALSGIEGRLFTPLGIAYVVSILASLLVSLTVTPVLAYYLLPKARAVAHGDSWLVRGLKAGDRRLLQWSFANPVLAIGPAVLLAVAAAASVPFLGRAFLPAFNEGTVTVNVLLPPGTSLSESNRIGTIAETLLLGVPEVASTGRRTGRAELDEHAEGVHYSEIDVDLKPSARGRQAILADLRGQLARLPGVSANIGQPISHRLDHLLSGVRAEIAVKIFGDDLDVLRGLAEEVRRRMAEVPGIVDLQVEKQVLIPQLQLRLDRAEARKFGLTLDQLTETLEAALQGRVVSQVRDGERTFDVVLRLADDWRARTADFRQILVDTPSGKVPLALLAEVVETKGPNIINRDDLRRRIVVLANTQGRDMGGAVADVQARLAGLALPQGTFLAYEGQFRSQQEASRLIGLLALVSLGGVFVVLYGHFRSAALALVVMANVPMALVGSVAAVWLTDQTLSVATLVGFVTLTGIAARNGILKVSHYLNLMAREGESFGPAMVIRGSLERLTPVLMTALVAALALLPLVMAGGAPGKEILHPVAVVIFGGLLSSTLLDSLVTPVLFLWAGRKAALSLSQGKEK